In Mastigocladopsis repens PCC 10914, a single window of DNA contains:
- a CDS encoding LabA-like NYN domain-containing protein: MNLAAFNKAKNKYKLPIEQPHLQEKRPRINTEHKEEDTKMPDTRADQCIFTSSNRGRVAIFIDGANLFNACLQLCIEIDYAKLLYCLTENARLLRAFFYTGVDRPNEKQQGFLLWMRRNGYRVVTKDLVQLPDGSKKAKLDVEIAVDMMNLAPYYDTAVLVSGDGDLTYAVNALSYQGVRVEIVSIRSMTSDSLIDVADDFIDIDTIKQYIQKVSNPCYNYRPLSNSGL; this comes from the coding sequence ATGAATCTTGCTGCTTTTAATAAGGCAAAAAATAAATATAAATTACCCATAGAGCAACCACACTTGCAAGAGAAACGCCCACGTATAAATACTGAGCACAAAGAAGAAGATACGAAAATGCCAGACACTAGGGCTGATCAATGCATTTTTACTAGTTCAAATCGTGGTCGAGTAGCTATTTTCATTGATGGAGCAAATTTATTTAATGCTTGTTTACAACTTTGTATTGAAATTGACTACGCTAAACTTCTTTATTGTTTAACTGAGAATGCAAGGCTTTTGCGTGCTTTCTTCTACACTGGAGTTGATCGCCCAAATGAAAAACAACAGGGTTTTCTGCTCTGGATGCGTCGGAATGGGTATCGAGTCGTCACTAAAGATTTAGTACAGCTTCCAGACGGTTCTAAAAAAGCCAAACTGGATGTAGAAATTGCTGTAGATATGATGAATTTGGCTCCTTACTACGATACTGCGGTGTTAGTCAGTGGTGATGGAGATTTAACATATGCGGTTAATGCTCTTTCCTACCAAGGAGTTCGGGTTGAAATTGTCAGCATACGCTCAATGACGAGCGACAGCTTGATTGATGTTGCTGATGACTTTATTGACATAGATACAATCAAACAATACATTCAAAAAGTTTCCAATCCTTGCTACAACTACCGACCCCTGTCGAATTCTGGTTTGTGA
- a CDS encoding transposase, whose translation MCEVVNGIFYILRAGCLWRMIPHVSAAWQSVPSGTIMTPKGSASANSKN comes from the coding sequence ATGTGTGAGGTTGTCAATGGGATTTTCTACATCCTACGTGCAGGTTGCTTGTGGCGGATGATTCCTCATGTATCAGCTGCTTGGCAGTCGGTTCCATCTGGAACAATTATGACACCCAAAGGCAGCGCTAGTGCCAATAGCAAAAACTAA
- a CDS encoding translocation/assembly module TamB domain-containing protein — protein sequence MTRPPNSGNEQEPIFRRRLWLLLLGRTSLVLGVILLAGIAGGYWWARNYIYKELAPLVQSNLQQLLGREVKLGAVERFSLSSLRFGSLSVPATPTDRDRVAAKAVEVEFSPLRLIFNRTLALNVTLVQPNVYIDQDKQGRWVTTELKQGEGQGFIQTELQTLQIQNGDVVLDPNPTPNKPKGSVTLDQVNGIARFPQQAISYELNAQPTKGGSVKIDGKTQLNAQQTTNLKVQAQNLQASDVSRLIELPIALQAGQVNGDLTVQLPLNQQQSNNQQNIAITGTAVANQVTAQIQNVPQKFINSNGRLVFQGQTIALDNLSTNYGKVPVLASGTLNTQKGYNISAQVKAASAKNVIDTLNFNLPVPVAGDVQAKIQLQGAIQQPVLSGTASNITPVQVDRVLFQNINTDFRLNVSEAASQVTVSNLRLIPAAGGQITGNGQIKLGAKPQQGGVIFNLQAEGVSGDVLAGSYSFTPPTSLGNVSAKAEISGTLDKPLLSLSGETTPPAGGKITANGQIQLANNGRVALDVQALGLPGNAIAQGYGFSTPINIGGVSANAKISGSLGTQPLEVAVSSIKATPEVGGQITANGQLQLAPQGRISFNVQAQNLPGDAIAKAYNTSPTITVGNVSANAKISGSLGNLQTVAQLSAPQATYPTTGQVVVNQQGNSILFQDGLFKVAGGTITGRGQVVQGRWQAFVDAEQIQLSRFAQIPPQLQGGVLSSELNLSGTTASFQPSTIQASGQANLRSVAGGTVNLRNINLNAGRWQAVADVAQVQLNRFSEQLQGRLGSNLQIAGTTESFNLANIRAAGQVRLSQLALLAQPLTAQVQWNGQQVIIQRATTPGLSANGVVAVQIPETGTPQVSAFNLNVQARDYNLQKASSTLPGNVALAGQLDFTGQVTGTPTAPNATGNIRLENFKVNTLAFDPVLAGNVNYQGGQGGQLQLAGTQDRIAVNVNANNRPTSFLVRRDGTVATGRTEGENLLVNVQDFPVAVLEGFIPGNALQPLAGQISGNLVVNLDTYAVAGDVAVAQPRIGRVTADEFRGNISYTDGTASLTNGELRIGQSRISLSGNLQPGNDPQFQAQANFDKTRIETVLQAFNIFDFQDVGGGLQTPDFAGAEVLQTKPISLPDANLLTQLEYFSKIQDLIANRQEQRDEPTTVPTLAELQGAVSGAIEVSGSLQSGLNASFNVQGDDWQWGEYSIDQVIARGTFADGVVTLLPLSVDLNPGLLAFTGQLGTEQLSGQLRLANLPVSLLQPFLERLPVDVTGQVNAVATLGGDLKDPTAIGELTIVDATINKQPVQTGELSFNYNNARLNFDSTVLVTGTEPVKVTGSVPAPLPFASVQPDSNQISISANVQNEGLALLNLFNNQVTWVNGQGQVDVDIQGTLNQPIITGNASVQNATFQAQALSDPLTNVTGTLQFNGNRVTVESIQGQYNQGNVTAAGVLPIFASQAAQQLAATNPLTVSVNNLDVNLQGLYQGGVSGDVIIGGTALSPDIGGVIQLSDGQVAIGQQSTTASAQPTDTQQGSATDNPTTTFSAQPTETGGGSATAGAIPANLPIEFDGLRLILGDDVNVTTQPILGFVPGGNLSPSLLSFEAKGNLTINGTLAKPRPQGVIRLTGGQVNLFTTQFTLERGFEQTARFTPSRGLDPVLDVRLVATVPEATGTGSRTLNSPFSSEINDVSAINFGTLRTVRVIARAKGPASQLTDNLELTSEPGRREAEIISLLGGSIINSLGQTDTTTGLVTLAGSTIFGNLQGSITAIGQAIGFSEFRIYPSTISNQASRASVLGLTAEGIFDISRNFSVSLSRVFLTNEPFRYNLIYRLNDETLVRGSTNLADESRLVVEYETRF from the coding sequence ATGACGCGCCCTCCAAATTCAGGAAATGAACAGGAGCCTATCTTCCGTCGTCGTCTATGGCTCCTCCTCTTAGGACGTACTAGTCTTGTTCTCGGAGTGATTTTGCTGGCTGGAATTGCAGGTGGTTATTGGTGGGCGAGGAACTACATCTATAAAGAATTAGCACCGTTGGTGCAGAGCAATCTCCAGCAGTTGCTTGGAAGAGAAGTAAAATTAGGGGCAGTTGAGCGCTTTTCGCTCTCTAGTCTGAGATTTGGCTCATTATCGGTACCAGCAACTCCCACAGACCGAGACCGAGTTGCAGCGAAAGCTGTAGAGGTAGAGTTCTCCCCCTTGCGACTTATTTTTAACCGAACTTTGGCGTTAAATGTCACTCTAGTTCAGCCTAATGTCTACATTGACCAAGATAAGCAGGGACGTTGGGTGACGACTGAACTTAAGCAAGGAGAGGGACAAGGTTTTATTCAAACTGAGTTACAGACGCTGCAAATTCAAAATGGGGATGTGGTGTTAGACCCAAATCCTACACCAAACAAACCCAAAGGCTCAGTTACCTTAGACCAAGTCAATGGTATAGCTCGATTCCCTCAACAAGCTATTAGTTATGAACTCAACGCTCAACCAACTAAGGGCGGCTCAGTTAAAATAGACGGCAAGACACAACTGAATGCACAGCAAACAACTAACCTCAAAGTTCAAGCGCAAAACCTCCAAGCATCTGATGTTAGTCGATTAATTGAGCTACCAATTGCTTTGCAAGCAGGTCAAGTGAATGGTGACTTAACCGTTCAATTACCACTCAATCAGCAACAGTCCAACAATCAGCAGAACATTGCCATCACGGGAACAGCTGTTGCTAATCAAGTCACGGCTCAGATTCAAAATGTTCCCCAAAAGTTTATCAATTCCAATGGAAGATTAGTCTTCCAAGGTCAGACAATTGCTCTGGACAATCTCAGTACAAATTATGGCAAAGTTCCTGTTCTGGCAAGTGGGACACTCAATACCCAAAAAGGGTACAACATTTCAGCTCAGGTAAAAGCAGCCAGTGCTAAAAATGTCATAGACACGCTGAATTTCAATTTACCAGTTCCAGTAGCTGGAGATGTGCAAGCAAAGATTCAGTTGCAAGGAGCTATCCAACAACCAGTTCTCAGTGGAACGGCAAGCAATATAACACCTGTTCAAGTTGACCGCGTTCTGTTCCAGAATATTAACACTGATTTCCGCCTCAATGTCTCTGAAGCAGCATCTCAAGTGACCGTCTCCAACCTGCGGTTAATTCCAGCAGCAGGTGGGCAAATTACAGGGAACGGTCAAATTAAATTAGGGGCTAAACCCCAACAAGGTGGGGTAATATTTAATCTTCAAGCTGAAGGTGTGTCAGGGGATGTGCTTGCAGGCTCCTACAGCTTTACTCCCCCTACCAGTCTTGGTAATGTATCGGCAAAGGCTGAAATTTCTGGCACTCTTGATAAGCCCCTACTTAGCTTGTCTGGCGAAACGACACCGCCAGCAGGAGGAAAAATCACAGCGAATGGTCAAATTCAACTGGCAAACAATGGTAGGGTTGCTCTAGATGTTCAAGCTCTGGGTTTGCCAGGAAATGCGATCGCCCAAGGTTACGGCTTTTCAACTCCCATCAATATTGGTGGTGTATCTGCTAACGCCAAAATCTCTGGTTCACTTGGCACACAACCGTTAGAAGTCGCTGTTTCCAGCATTAAGGCGACCCCAGAAGTGGGAGGACAAATTACAGCAAACGGTCAACTTCAGCTTGCACCCCAAGGTAGAATATCGTTCAATGTGCAAGCTCAGAATTTACCAGGCGATGCTATTGCCAAGGCTTATAACACCTCTCCTACCATCACCGTTGGTAATGTATCGGCAAACGCCAAGATTTCTGGCTCACTTGGCAACCTGCAAACAGTCGCGCAGCTTTCCGCGCCACAAGCCACATACCCCACAACTGGACAAGTTGTTGTGAATCAACAAGGGAACAGTATTCTCTTCCAAGATGGGCTTTTCAAAGTAGCAGGCGGTACAATCACGGGGAGAGGTCAAGTTGTACAAGGTCGCTGGCAGGCTTTTGTTGATGCCGAGCAAATTCAATTGAGCCGTTTTGCACAGATACCACCCCAGCTTCAGGGAGGAGTCTTAAGCAGTGAGTTGAATTTGTCAGGAACAACTGCTTCCTTCCAACCCTCAACGATTCAAGCCTCAGGACAAGCAAACCTCCGTAGTGTAGCCGGAGGCACAGTTAACCTCAGGAACATTAACCTAAATGCTGGTCGCTGGCAAGCAGTTGCGGATGTTGCCCAAGTTCAACTTAACCGTTTCTCAGAACAACTGCAAGGTCGGCTTGGTAGTAACTTGCAGATAGCTGGAACAACTGAGTCCTTCAACTTAGCAAATATTCGAGCCGCAGGACAAGTCCGCTTGTCACAATTAGCGCTGCTTGCACAACCACTCACAGCACAAGTCCAGTGGAATGGTCAACAGGTTATCATTCAACGCGCAACGACCCCTGGATTGAGTGCTAACGGTGTTGTTGCTGTCCAGATACCAGAAACGGGTACACCGCAAGTCTCTGCTTTCAACTTGAATGTCCAGGCGCGCGATTACAATCTGCAAAAAGCTAGCTCTACTCTTCCTGGTAACGTAGCGCTAGCGGGACAGCTAGATTTTACGGGGCAAGTCACAGGGACTCCAACAGCACCTAATGCTACTGGAAACATTCGGTTAGAGAACTTTAAGGTCAATACTTTGGCATTTGACCCAGTATTAGCTGGGAATGTAAATTATCAAGGGGGGCAAGGGGGACAACTGCAACTTGCGGGGACACAAGACCGAATTGCAGTTAATGTTAACGCGAACAATCGCCCAACCTCATTTTTAGTTCGACGTGATGGAACAGTTGCAACTGGGAGAACCGAAGGCGAAAACTTGCTCGTCAACGTGCAAGATTTTCCTGTAGCTGTTTTGGAGGGCTTTATCCCAGGCAATGCATTACAACCTCTTGCCGGACAAATATCTGGAAATTTAGTGGTTAATTTAGACACATATGCAGTTGCAGGAGATGTAGCAGTTGCTCAACCTCGCATCGGCAGAGTCACAGCAGATGAATTTCGAGGAAATATTAGTTACACCGATGGGACTGCTAGCTTAACAAATGGTGAATTGCGGATAGGTCAAAGCCGCATATCCTTAAGTGGAAATTTGCAACCGGGAAACGACCCACAATTTCAAGCTCAAGCTAATTTTGACAAAACCAGAATCGAGACAGTTTTACAAGCGTTCAATATTTTTGATTTTCAAGATGTTGGTGGAGGGTTGCAAACTCCAGATTTTGCAGGAGCAGAGGTACTTCAAACGAAGCCTATCAGTTTACCAGATGCAAATTTGCTGACACAGTTAGAGTATTTCTCAAAAATTCAAGATTTAATAGCAAACCGACAGGAACAGCGAGACGAACCAACGACTGTGCCCACACTTGCAGAATTACAGGGTGCTGTTAGCGGAGCAATTGAAGTGTCTGGCTCATTGCAGTCAGGGTTGAACGCCAGCTTTAATGTTCAGGGTGATGACTGGCAATGGGGTGAGTACTCGATTGATCAAGTCATTGCGAGAGGCACTTTTGCAGATGGTGTCGTGACACTGTTGCCATTGAGTGTGGATTTGAATCCAGGACTCCTCGCTTTTACGGGACAGTTGGGAACTGAACAACTCTCCGGACAGTTGCGCCTAGCCAATCTACCTGTATCATTGTTACAACCGTTCCTAGAAAGATTACCAGTTGATGTCACAGGTCAGGTGAATGCTGTCGCTACCCTAGGTGGTGATTTAAAAGACCCTACAGCCATCGGGGAACTGACGATAGTCGATGCCACTATCAACAAGCAACCTGTGCAGACAGGGGAATTGAGTTTCAACTATAACAATGCTCGTTTGAATTTTGACAGTACCGTGTTAGTAACTGGAACCGAGCCTGTTAAGGTTACTGGTAGCGTACCTGCCCCACTGCCTTTCGCTTCTGTGCAACCAGATAGCAATCAAATCAGCATCAGCGCCAACGTGCAAAATGAAGGCTTGGCGCTATTGAACCTGTTTAACAATCAAGTGACTTGGGTTAATGGTCAAGGGCAAGTAGATGTAGATATTCAAGGGACTTTAAACCAACCAATTATCACAGGAAATGCCTCAGTCCAAAATGCGACTTTTCAGGCTCAAGCCCTATCCGACCCCTTGACAAATGTGACAGGAACACTGCAATTTAACGGCAATAGGGTAACTGTCGAAAGCATTCAAGGGCAATACAATCAGGGTAACGTGACGGCAGCAGGAGTCCTTCCCATTTTTGCCAGTCAAGCAGCACAGCAGCTAGCCGCAACAAACCCCCTCACTGTATCGGTAAACAATTTGGATGTGAATCTGCAAGGGCTGTATCAAGGAGGTGTCAGTGGTGATGTCATTATTGGTGGAACAGCGCTCTCTCCTGATATTGGTGGGGTCATTCAGCTGAGCGATGGTCAGGTTGCTATTGGACAGCAATCTACTACTGCTAGCGCACAACCAACAGATACACAACAGGGGAGCGCCACGGATAACCCAACAACGACTTTCAGCGCACAACCAACAGAAACGGGAGGAGGGAGCGCAACAGCGGGCGCGATTCCAGCTAATTTACCGATAGAGTTTGATGGTTTACGGTTAATTCTAGGCGACGATGTTAACGTCACCACTCAGCCTATACTTGGCTTTGTACCAGGAGGCAACCTTAGCCCGTCCTTACTCAGCTTTGAGGCAAAGGGTAACTTAACAATCAATGGCACTTTAGCCAAGCCCCGCCCCCAAGGTGTTATTCGTCTGACAGGAGGACAAGTCAATTTATTTACCACTCAGTTTACCTTAGAGCGGGGGTTTGAACAGACTGCACGGTTTACTCCCAGTCGCGGACTTGACCCCGTCCTAGATGTCCGGCTTGTGGCAACTGTACCAGAGGCAACAGGAACAGGTAGTCGTACTTTGAACTCTCCTTTTTCTAGCGAAATCAATGACGTTTCTGCAATCAACTTTGGGACGTTACGAACTGTTCGCGTTATAGCCAGAGCAAAAGGACCAGCTAGTCAATTAACTGACAATTTAGAACTGACCAGCGAACCGGGTCGTAGAGAGGCAGAAATTATTTCTCTGTTAGGCGGTTCTATTATTAATAGCTTGGGTCAAACGGATACAACGACTGGACTTGTTACCCTAGCTGGTTCTACTATATTTGGTAACTTGCAAGGAAGCATTACTGCAATAGGACAGGCGATCGGCTTTAGTGAATTTCGCATCTATCCTAGCACTATCTCCAACCAAGCATCGAGGGCTTCCGTTCTCGGCTTAACAGCAGAAGGTATATTTGACATCAGTAGGAATTTTTCTGTTTCCCTATCGCGGGTTTTCTTAACTAATGAGCCTTTCCGTTACAACCTCATCTATCGACTCAATGATGAAACTCTCGTACGCGGCTCAACCAACTTGGCAGACGAAAGTCGTTTAGTCGTTGAGTATGAGACACGGTTTTAG
- a CDS encoding pyridoxamine 5'-phosphate oxidase family protein: MTDSQNRPEQIKKLRELIKDLDIGMLTTVDEDGSLHSRPMSTNSEVEFDGDLWFFTYASTHKVTEIEQHHQVNVSFSDPHKQQYVSVSGPAQLVRDRNKLQQLWKPQLKAWFPKELDEPDIALLKVSVEKAEYWDAPSGFVAHTIGLVKAITTGEKPSVGENEKVTLK, from the coding sequence ATGACAGATTCACAAAACCGCCCTGAACAAATTAAGAAGCTGCGTGAACTGATCAAAGATCTTGACATTGGAATGCTCACTACAGTTGATGAAGACGGAAGTTTGCACAGTCGTCCGATGTCAACTAATTCAGAGGTCGAATTTGATGGCGACCTTTGGTTCTTTACCTACGCCAGTACCCATAAGGTAACGGAAATCGAGCAGCATCATCAGGTCAACGTCAGTTTCTCTGATCCACATAAGCAACAGTACGTTTCAGTCTCAGGTCCAGCTCAATTAGTACGCGATCGCAATAAATTGCAACAGTTGTGGAAGCCGCAACTAAAAGCTTGGTTTCCGAAGGAACTAGATGAACCCGATATTGCTTTGCTCAAAGTTAGTGTAGAAAAGGCTGAGTATTGGGATGCTCCCTCTGGCTTTGTCGCACACACAATTGGACTAGTAAAGGCGATAACCACAGGTGAGAAACCCAGTGTCGGCGAAAATGAAAAAGTCACTTTGAAATAG
- a CDS encoding single-stranded DNA-binding protein yields the protein MNSCILMAEIIQEPQLRFTADNLEVTEMLVQFQSLREGEPPATLKVVGWGNLAKEIQQNYHQGDRVLLEGRLGMNTIERPEGFKEKRAELTVQKIHSLVTAINTSSSPSVVQTQSATDTSLRREPSSTVSSPMASPSKAASSYESHLPAPTPATNSVGIVPQDDIEEQRLPQSTNFERNTYPVTPTEEPNPDDIPFVRPVYSRTSWAHELFDSYELEANAYWEGVKQIKP from the coding sequence ATGAATAGTTGTATATTGATGGCGGAAATTATTCAAGAGCCACAACTGCGCTTTACAGCGGATAACTTGGAAGTGACCGAAATGCTGGTGCAGTTTCAATCTTTGCGAGAGGGAGAACCTCCGGCAACCTTAAAGGTGGTAGGCTGGGGAAATTTGGCGAAAGAAATTCAGCAAAACTATCACCAAGGCGATCGCGTTCTTCTTGAAGGGCGTTTAGGGATGAACACGATTGAGCGTCCAGAAGGGTTTAAAGAAAAACGTGCTGAATTGACAGTACAAAAGATTCACTCTCTCGTAACAGCTATCAATACGAGTTCATCACCATCGGTTGTCCAAACACAATCAGCAACGGATACTTCCTTGCGCCGGGAACCGTCCTCAACGGTATCCTCCCCTATGGCGTCTCCCTCGAAAGCTGCTTCCAGTTATGAGTCGCACCTTCCCGCACCTACTCCAGCAACAAATAGCGTCGGCATTGTTCCCCAAGATGACATAGAGGAACAACGCCTACCCCAAAGTACAAATTTCGAGCGTAATACCTATCCAGTAACGCCTACCGAAGAACCCAACCCGGACGATATTCCGTTTGTACGACCCGTTTACTCCCGAACTAGTTGGGCGCATGAGCTTTTTGACTCTTATGAGTTAGAAGCTAACGCCTACTGGGAAGGAGTCAAGCAAATAAAACCCTAA
- a CDS encoding recombinase family protein, translating into MKERGVPETMVLDGSMQSRITATVLGLAAEIERELIVLRTTEALAKRKAEGKTLRRPKGRQSTHLKLDTREVEIRGYLHKGISKSQPCS; encoded by the coding sequence ATGAAAGAACGCGGCGTCCCCGAAACAATGGTACTCGATGGCTCAATGCAAAGCCGAATTACAGCAACAGTTTTGGGCTTGGCAGCAGAAATCGAGCGGGAATTAATTGTACTGAGAACAACTGAAGCCCTCGCTAAACGTAAAGCCGAGGGAAAAACTTTAAGACGACCCAAAGGACGACAATCAACACATTTGAAACTAGACACGAGGGAAGTAGAAATTCGTGGCTATCTACATAAAGGTATTAGCAAGTCGCAGCCTTGCAGTTGA
- a CDS encoding SDR family oxidoreductase, which produces MILVTGATGQLGTAVGQNLLEKISANQIAALVRYESKASSRLP; this is translated from the coding sequence ATGATCTTGGTAACAGGAGCCACCGGACAGTTGGGTACAGCAGTAGGCCAAAATCTACTGGAAAAAATATCCGCCAACCAAATTGCCGCACTTGTGCGTTATGAAAGTAAAGCTTCGTCGCGGCTACCTTAA
- a CDS encoding nuclear transport factor 2 family protein: protein MERQKFIKSSEVKMIRPVLAMTKAPTAKADSQSDVTVFQPNNDAATCSDCAERSAGGNRCLTQLSLDQSPASADVAQAIQSNPAGVQDTQMIEQRNKEIVQQYFDGWRNRTGNFFDLLAPNATWTITGTGAMAGTYRSRQELLDRVINPTSARLSTPIVPTMRGIWADGDMVIVLWDGEATARDGKPSRNTYTWYFRMKDGKAIKAIAFLDMRTFTDLWTRVSPKN from the coding sequence ATGGAACGCCAAAAATTCATAAAATCTTCAGAGGTTAAGATGATACGTCCTGTTCTGGCGATGACGAAAGCTCCCACGGCTAAGGCAGATTCTCAATCAGATGTGACTGTGTTTCAGCCAAATAATGATGCAGCCACCTGTAGCGATTGCGCGGAGCGCAGTGCCGGAGGCAATCGCTGCTTGACGCAGCTTTCCCTCGATCAGTCTCCAGCGAGCGCAGACGTTGCCCAGGCAATTCAGTCCAATCCAGCAGGCGTACAAGATACTCAGATGATCGAACAGCGCAACAAGGAAATTGTCCAGCAGTATTTCGACGGCTGGCGAAATAGGACTGGCAACTTCTTTGACCTACTCGCCCCGAATGCAACCTGGACGATTACTGGGACTGGTGCAATGGCGGGTACCTATCGCAGTCGGCAGGAGCTCCTCGATCGGGTCATTAACCCAACCAGCGCCCGACTATCGACTCCAATCGTACCAACCATGCGCGGCATCTGGGCGGATGGCGATATGGTCATCGTCCTCTGGGACGGCGAGGCGACCGCCAGGGACGGCAAACCTTCCCGAAACACCTACACCTGGTATTTCCGAATGAAGGACGGCAAAGCGATCAAAGCGATCGCCTTTCTGGACATGCGTACGTTCACCGACTTGTGGACAAGGGTCTCGCCGAAGAACTAG
- a CDS encoding SDR family NAD(P)-dependent oxidoreductase — MACWVRSREASDAEIKHVFDVNFFGVVQVMKAVLPYLRQQHSGHIVNISSIAGLTPMAGSGFYAAAKCAVEGVSESLAQEVEPLGIKVTLVEAGAFRTDFLSDRSIHNSQTRIADYLPTSGKAMQHLADINGKQLGNPDFGAQAMIKAVAAENPPLHLVLGSDALQRTRANIQSLTKSLNDWEEVPKSTDFQERDG, encoded by the coding sequence ATGGCTTGCTGGGTACGATCGCGCGAAGCCAGCGATGCAGAAATCAAACATGTTTTTGATGTGAATTTCTTTGGTGTGGTTCAGGTGATGAAGGCTGTACTGCCTTATCTAAGACAACAGCACAGTGGACATATTGTGAATATCTCTTCCATTGCAGGATTGACACCCATGGCCGGTTCAGGTTTTTATGCTGCGGCTAAATGCGCTGTAGAAGGGGTTTCAGAATCGCTAGCACAGGAAGTTGAGCCGCTGGGTATTAAAGTGACCTTGGTTGAAGCTGGTGCGTTTAGAACAGATTTTCTGAGCGATCGCTCCATTCACAACAGTCAAACCAGGATCGCAGATTACCTTCCAACCAGTGGTAAGGCGATGCAACATCTAGCTGATATCAATGGAAAACAACTTGGCAACCCAGATTTTGGTGCACAGGCGATGATCAAAGCCGTTGCAGCAGAAAATCCGCCCTTGCATTTGGTGCTGGGATCAGACGCACTGCAACGGACACGCGCCAATATTCAATCCCTGACAAAGAGTTTAAATGACTGGGAAGAGGTGCCCAAAAGCACAGACTTCCAAGAGAGAGATGGCTAG
- a CDS encoding SDR family NAD(P)-dependent oxidoreductase: MTKNQKIWLITGVSRGLGKALAQAVLDKGDIVIGTTRDGKADLNGDSNNLKLFKLELTDSAQIKQTVEAAYQLHGRLDVIVNNAGYGLLGTIARSQRCRNQTCF; the protein is encoded by the coding sequence ATGACGAAAAACCAGAAAATCTGGTTGATCACGGGTGTCTCCCGTGGTCTCGGAAAAGCACTTGCCCAGGCTGTGCTGGATAAAGGTGATATTGTGATTGGCACCACACGGGATGGAAAAGCCGATCTTAATGGAGACTCCAACAATCTTAAACTCTTTAAGCTTGAATTAACCGATTCGGCGCAAATTAAACAGACGGTAGAAGCGGCTTATCAGTTACATGGGCGCTTGGATGTGATTGTCAACAATGCTGGATATGGCTTGCTGGGTACGATCGCGCGAAGCCAGCGATGCAGAAATCAAACATGTTTTTGA
- a CDS encoding zinc-binding dehydrogenase, protein MRNMPDWGKAVFERFGGVNKVVNAAGTGALNQSLAALSYGGEVALMGLMTFDDGLLEFGSLMGKGATVRGIAVGNAQMYEAMVQLIDTHKIRPPIDRRFRFEDAKDAYQA, encoded by the coding sequence ATGAGGAACATGCCAGATTGGGGAAAAGCGGTGTTCGAGCGGTTTGGTGGCGTTAATAAGGTGGTTAATGCCGCCGGGACAGGCGCGCTGAACCAGTCACTGGCGGCACTCAGCTATGGTGGCGAAGTCGCCCTAATGGGGTTAATGACGTTTGATGATGGTCTGCTGGAATTTGGTTCGCTGATGGGTAAGGGTGCGACTGTCCGGGGCATCGCCGTCGGCAACGCCCAAATGTATGAAGCGATGGTGCAGCTGATCGACACCCACAAAATCCGACCGCCTATCGATCGCAGGTTCCGCTTTGAGGACGCCAAGGACGCTTACCAAGCCTAG
- a CDS encoding helix-turn-helix domain-containing protein → MQRIAEVIKQIKADFTKPLRVEELAVAANMSPSSFHRHFKAVTSMSPLQYQKQLRLLTARQMLLAENVDATNTAYHVGYESTSQFSREYARMFGAPPIRDIERLRTA, encoded by the coding sequence ATGCAGCGCATTGCTGAGGTGATCAAACAGATCAAAGCTGATTTTACAAAGCCGCTGCGAGTTGAGGAGCTGGCTGTTGCAGCCAATATGTCTCCTTCGTCGTTTCATCGGCACTTTAAGGCAGTCACTTCCATGAGTCCGTTGCAGTATCAAAAACAATTAAGACTATTGACAGCGCGTCAGATGCTGCTTGCCGAGAATGTTGACGCGACTAATACTGCCTATCATGTGGGGTATGAGAGCACCTCACAGTTCAGCCGCGAATATGCCCGTATGTTCGGCGCGCCGCCAATTCGAGATATTGAACGTTTACGGACAGCTTGA